TCTTAGTTTTTCTATAACTTTAACTTCTACGAATAgtagttttttattttctttagttttGCGGTTTATAGTTCGTTACTTCGTTTCACTATAGTGTAGATGTAGACTGGAGAGCTTGATTCTCGAAGACTTAAAGACGAACTGCttattacaattttaataactttttctCATCATTTGAAAAATGCAAAAAAGAATGTGTCGTGGCCCTTTACGTATCACCATTAGACAGACCTAAACACAGGAAGTTGGCCTTTGGGGACAGATGAAAAGTTTTTGATCTTTGGGGCGTGTTAGGTGGATTATAGGTCTACTCTGAGTTTGAAACATTTGGAACCAAGTATCAATTTCTTCCCACTTGGCACTTGCCACTTGACGATGCGTATACGACTAACCTTTTCTGAACTTTTGCTTTATAATTATCATAACTTATTTCATCAAAAGTATCTAAAACTGATttgtttaatcaaataattaatgTCCAACTATAACACGTTAACATTTTAGAAACAAATCTACGTAGGTTTCGTGACGCATCAATTGATTGTTATACTTTCAGTTTGAACTTTTCACTTCTCAATATGTACTTTCAGTTTGTAAAGTTATATGCAATCTTATATAATCTTCAGTTGAAAGATCATATGATTTTTCCAGATTTGAACATATGTACAACATTTCCAATTTATTTCCTGCAGGGCGTGAATCATTGGGTCAAATGGTATTTTAGATATCTCAATCCAAGCCCAAGACTTAAATAATCAAGCCCAAATTTCACACCTAAGTCGCATTCACGGCCAAAACTATTTAAAAGACTATAACACGATCATCCTGTTGAACGTCGGAACCTACTTTGATGATATTTAATGGATCCATGGCCGGCCCTGAAAGTTTGGAGGCCCAAAACAATTTAgtaaagatttaaaaaatttgggggcctaacaaatttttttttacaaattggGAGCTTATTTACGTATaaagattttcaaaaattttggggGACCAAGGCGAATGTTTCATTGGGCTTGGCCCAGGACCGGCCCTGGTTCCATGTTTAAACCTTTCTTCAGAAATTAAACAATTGTTCCGTCTACCACCGAAACTTGACAATCAGTAGTCAATTTAgccaagaaaatataaaatttgctTTATAACCAAAAGTGTcaattttaaggaaaaaaatcatAGAACATATATATCGAAGACCAAGAGTTTAATCATCATTTTCAAACATAATTACTTGATCAAGTAAATTTCATATATtgcaaaacattaaaaaaacatcATGTTGTCTAGTAATATACATTGACAAGAGGATTACACACATTAAGTCTACGGACCATCAAAATAGGTAAacatattaaaacataggtttataCATATTTAATACACGAAGTTGGCGTAAACAAGTCCAACAAAAACCATTTTAAAAAGCATAGTACCAATCAAAAACTCATTAAAGACAGACCCTTCTCATCTAACAATTCATCTACTATCCTCACCATTCTCAATTCATCATCTCACCTTCCTTAGACTAATATCATCTGGTCTTAAGGACACAAGAAGAATGGGTGGGATGTGCATGTCTGCGGCTTGTGGTGGTGGGGGTGACGACAGTAGTTCGAGTTTACTAACACATCTCCTCATCATGCTAGTCGTCTGTCTCTCTCTCATGGCCGTCTGCACCTCCAACGAACGCCGTACTGCCGTTCGTGTTGTTCGGTGCCGTTGACCAACCTTCAACAAGTATACCATCTATATATCAGATCACAAACACAAAAAGATGATTTCTTCTTTACATACATGTATGTTTGGTTCTTGATTAGTGATCAGTAATGAATAAGTTGTTTTGGTTCTTGATTATCAATGAATTAAGGTAAATTGTTTTTAACTTCTCTTCTTTTATCAAAATTACTGGATCAGAAATTCAAAATCTGAAATTCAACCATACAACAAACTATTGAggttaaattaaaaagaaagtaaaacataagggcttttttgaaatttaacttgTTTATGTgtttgaggatgaa
This genomic stretch from Brassica napus cultivar Da-Ae chromosome C9, Da-Ae, whole genome shotgun sequence harbors:
- the LOC111209867 gene encoding uncharacterized protein LOC111209867, whose amino-acid sequence is MGGMCMSAACGGGGDDSSSSLLTHLLIMLVVCLSLMAVCTSNERRTAVRVVRCR